A single window of Thalassomonas viridans DNA harbors:
- the syd gene encoding SecY-interacting protein — MKSTNQDLADKLWHFVDSYIESYQKVHGHLPVAELDEDWPSSCQQGLFTPQEKHGEQEQQILWQPVKADGNLCFNNIESALELELHPDIKNYFTVFHSDPLDALCQEGQLSLLFAWNENDFERLQENIIGHVLMKRKLKQRITVFFAITDEEDLILSLDNETGAVWVERVGCEPHKKLADSMAEFIAGLTPHIPA; from the coding sequence ATGAAATCAACAAATCAAGACTTAGCCGACAAACTTTGGCATTTTGTCGACTCTTATATCGAAAGCTACCAAAAGGTCCATGGTCATCTCCCCGTGGCGGAGCTGGACGAGGACTGGCCGTCAAGCTGTCAGCAGGGACTGTTCACCCCGCAGGAAAAACATGGCGAGCAGGAGCAGCAAATTCTCTGGCAGCCGGTAAAGGCCGACGGGAACTTGTGCTTTAATAACATCGAGTCTGCGCTTGAGTTAGAACTGCATCCGGACATCAAAAATTATTTCACCGTTTTCCACTCAGATCCCCTTGATGCCCTGTGTCAGGAAGGGCAGCTGTCGCTCTTGTTTGCATGGAACGAAAACGATTTTGAGCGCCTGCAGGAAAATATCATCGGCCATGTGCTGATGAAGCGGAAGCTAAAGCAGCGCATCACCGTCTTTTTTGCCATCACGGACGAGGAAGATTTGATCCTTTCCCTGGATAATGAAACCGGAGCCGTCTGGGTGGAACGTGTCGGCTGTGAACCCCATAAAAAACTGGCGGATTCGATGGCGGAGTTTATTGCCGGTTTAACCCCGCATATCCCGGCATAG
- a CDS encoding YqcC family protein: MKNSLHQDTLVLLSRLAAELKRQQLWQASDVPAGALASRQPFCCDTLTFAQWLQFVFIPKLGQLAENNLPLPADMALCPMAEEAFKDKGQLVDELINIIGDLDELLSGKRAQTMFVKPL; encoded by the coding sequence ATGAAAAATTCATTACATCAAGATACTTTAGTGTTGCTGTCCAGGTTAGCAGCCGAGTTAAAACGCCAACAGCTTTGGCAGGCCTCAGATGTCCCGGCCGGGGCACTGGCAAGCCGCCAGCCTTTTTGCTGCGATACCCTGACTTTTGCCCAATGGCTGCAGTTTGTCTTTATCCCTAAACTGGGTCAGCTGGCGGAAAATAACCTGCCTCTGCCGGCGGATATGGCGCTGTGCCCCATGGCGGAAGAAGCCTTTAAAGACAAGGGACAGCTTGTCGATGAGCTGATCAATATTATCGGCGATCTGGATGAGCTCCTCAGCGGCAAGCGGGCACAAACCATGTTTGTGAAACCGTTATGA
- the queF gene encoding NADPH-dependent 7-cyano-7-deazaguanine reductase QueF (Catalyzes the NADPH-dependent reduction of 7-cyano-7-deazaguanine (preQ0) to 7-aminomethyl-7-deazaguanine (preQ1) in queuosine biosynthesis) — MANYQNSDALNNLTLGKTTSYVAQYTPDLLQGVPRSLNRNDLALDQANLPFYGEDLWYGYELSWLNSKGKPVVAVAEFRFPCSSENIIESKSFKLYLNSFNQTRFDSRESVQKALIEDLSRVANGDVEVALFDVDDCPPLAIAPITAACIDDEDISVDDYDFAPESLKHAQQGSGDEIREHALVSHLLKSNCLITNQPDWASIFIEYTGREISRAALLRYLISFRQHNEFHEQCVERIFCDLQQHCQLQALTVYARYTRRGGLDINPYRSTTDKKAPRIRTLRQ, encoded by the coding sequence ATGGCAAATTACCAAAACAGTGACGCCCTGAACAATTTAACCTTAGGTAAAACCACCAGTTATGTCGCTCAATATACCCCAGATTTATTACAAGGGGTACCAAGAAGTCTTAACCGGAATGATCTGGCGCTGGATCAGGCTAATTTGCCTTTTTATGGCGAAGACCTCTGGTACGGCTACGAATTGTCCTGGCTAAACAGCAAGGGCAAGCCGGTTGTGGCCGTGGCGGAATTTCGCTTTCCCTGCAGCAGCGAAAACATCATAGAGTCGAAGTCATTCAAGCTGTACCTGAACAGTTTTAACCAGACACGGTTTGACAGCCGGGAAAGCGTGCAAAAAGCCTTAATCGAGGACCTGTCCCGGGTCGCCAACGGCGATGTCGAAGTGGCGCTTTTTGACGTGGACGACTGTCCGCCGCTGGCCATAGCCCCGATAACAGCTGCTTGTATCGATGATGAAGATATCTCCGTCGATGACTATGACTTTGCCCCGGAATCACTCAAACACGCCCAGCAAGGCAGCGGCGATGAAATCCGCGAGCATGCCTTGGTCAGCCATCTGCTAAAATCCAACTGCCTGATCACCAACCAGCCGGACTGGGCCAGCATTTTTATCGAATACACAGGCCGGGAAATATCCCGTGCCGCCCTGCTGCGTTACCTGATCTCTTTTCGCCAGCATAATGAGTTTCATGAGCAATGTGTCGAGCGCATTTTTTGCGACCTGCAACAGCATTGCCAGCTCCAGGCGCTGACGGTTTATGCCCGCTATACCCGCCGCGGCGGCCTGGACATTAACCCGTACCGCAGTACAACCGATAAAAAGGCACCTAGAATCAGAACATTGCGTCAGTAA
- a CDS encoding diguanylate cyclase: protein MNEKSVAVEQINVLKKKLDAAIKSRAAVDSDLKSQSSLLVQFITRLTKLCKGIDKELDSRLGKLKKLLAKGAPIADLEQQIAFIAKIIQNYELKTTKEINQLNRQCNDTAKALLKINTLPTAEKQELRNILKEYEQSKETLVQYIPVLSQLVKTYDTALKLSPALPKKGLLDALNNGITTEKKSNESQVASQVVLAKLTYVIDHLVLPEKHTSELLKIKDQLTHNISNDKLMVSLLDLFDVIITDLQQEKATAESFLCGLSETLSDVQNAINKTLFCNKESQSSSQELNARLHKQVDEMSTVVDSAKSISDLKQKINQNLQSIVKTLEDKTNTENQHNQQIENQLNSMTDRVRELEKQSQVFEEQLKQQKIKSMQDALTKLNNRAAFDDYFSGQLQEFHQQAYELALVILDLDDFKRINDTYGHTAGDKTLQVMAMTLTKKVSPGAFIARYGGEEFVLVYSGETQEQLLKHLNDLRKHIARLPFKFKNNKVSITTSIGVTHIKAQDNIHSAFERADKALYQAKDQGKNRVVYL, encoded by the coding sequence ATGAATGAGAAGTCTGTTGCTGTTGAACAAATCAACGTGCTGAAAAAAAAACTCGACGCAGCAATTAAATCACGGGCCGCCGTAGATTCAGATCTGAAGTCTCAATCATCTCTCCTGGTGCAGTTTATCACCCGGCTAACCAAGCTTTGCAAGGGGATAGATAAAGAACTGGACAGCCGGCTGGGCAAGCTGAAAAAGCTGCTGGCCAAAGGGGCGCCTATCGCGGATTTAGAGCAACAAATCGCCTTCATCGCTAAAATCATTCAAAATTATGAGCTGAAAACCACAAAAGAAATCAACCAGCTCAACCGACAATGTAACGACACGGCCAAGGCACTGCTGAAAATCAATACCTTGCCGACCGCGGAAAAACAGGAACTGCGTAATATTCTCAAAGAATATGAACAAAGCAAAGAAACCCTGGTGCAGTATATTCCAGTCTTAAGCCAACTGGTAAAAACCTATGACACGGCATTAAAGCTAAGCCCCGCCCTGCCTAAAAAAGGCCTGCTGGACGCGTTAAATAACGGCATTACCACAGAGAAAAAAAGCAATGAGAGCCAGGTCGCCAGCCAGGTGGTCCTAGCCAAGCTCACCTATGTTATCGATCACCTGGTACTGCCGGAAAAGCACACCAGTGAATTGTTAAAAATAAAAGATCAACTCACCCATAATATTTCCAACGATAAGTTGATGGTGAGCCTGCTGGATTTATTTGACGTCATCATCACGGATTTACAGCAGGAAAAGGCCACGGCGGAAAGCTTCCTTTGCGGTTTAAGCGAAACCTTGTCGGATGTGCAAAACGCCATCAACAAAACTTTGTTCTGCAATAAAGAGTCCCAGAGCAGCAGCCAGGAGCTCAATGCCCGGCTGCACAAGCAGGTGGATGAAATGTCTACCGTGGTCGACAGCGCCAAGTCTATCTCGGATCTGAAACAGAAAATTAATCAAAACCTGCAAAGTATCGTCAAAACCCTTGAAGATAAAACCAACACGGAAAACCAGCATAACCAGCAAATTGAAAACCAACTCAACAGCATGACCGACCGGGTAAGAGAGCTGGAAAAACAAAGCCAGGTCTTTGAAGAGCAGTTAAAACAGCAAAAAATCAAAAGCATGCAGGATGCCTTAACCAAGCTCAACAACCGTGCCGCTTTCGATGATTATTTTTCCGGCCAATTACAGGAGTTCCATCAGCAGGCCTATGAACTGGCGCTGGTGATATTGGATTTGGACGACTTTAAACGCATCAATGATACCTATGGCCACACAGCCGGGGATAAAACCCTGCAGGTGATGGCCATGACGTTAACCAAGAAAGTCTCCCCCGGCGCCTTTATCGCCCGCTATGGCGGCGAAGAGTTCGTACTTGTCTATAGCGGAGAAACCCAGGAGCAACTTTTAAAGCATCTCAATGACTTAAGGAAACACATTGCCCGCTTGCCCTTTAAGTTTAAAAATAATAAGGTCAGTATTACCACCTCCATAGGTGTCACGCAT
- a CDS encoding DUF3549 family protein: MSAISTISELFTLSDSQYRIYDVGRKIDKISKEQFKKIELNQQPYPFPSQGHAFIAAAFWQKGSTAPYLWFVKIPLDERGLLNQGARNHFIAIIIEALGSDLSADPTEQQETLLKNNPYHFTPAQYKLAALNSIISRELKQTASSYYRDCFSYLSGENGWDQWHKLGVQGISDFAARIDDKTHQQILIRALPELPPQVLAPLCSALENKKYPVEVIRSLLGRLKDAIDSGESELEQALLRALASNCEHVDVTAFADDYVLNPDISSEQLITLSGRCWSLLRTPERLSHYLELLIAKEDNELFTAIFKDLVAIPLIRPILFQCMRAPDRSPALAKAIGQLFH; this comes from the coding sequence ATGTCCGCTATTTCTACCATCTCAGAACTATTTACCTTATCCGATTCCCAATACCGTATTTACGATGTCGGCCGTAAAATAGATAAAATCTCCAAAGAGCAATTTAAAAAAATAGAATTAAACCAGCAACCCTACCCTTTTCCCTCCCAGGGACATGCCTTTATCGCCGCCGCTTTCTGGCAAAAAGGCTCGACGGCTCCTTACCTCTGGTTTGTCAAGATTCCCCTGGATGAAAGGGGCCTGCTCAACCAGGGGGCGCGTAATCATTTTATCGCCATTATTATCGAGGCGTTAGGCTCAGATCTTTCCGCCGACCCCACGGAGCAGCAGGAAACCCTGCTGAAAAACAACCCTTATCATTTTACCCCGGCGCAATACAAGCTGGCGGCCCTGAACAGCATTATCAGCAGGGAATTAAAACAAACTGCCAGCAGCTATTACCGGGACTGTTTTTCCTACCTGAGCGGAGAAAACGGCTGGGACCAGTGGCACAAGCTTGGCGTCCAGGGCATCAGCGATTTTGCCGCCCGTATCGATGATAAAACCCATCAGCAGATCCTGATCCGGGCTTTACCCGAGCTGCCGCCCCAGGTACTGGCGCCCTTGTGTTCGGCGCTGGAAAATAAAAAGTACCCGGTGGAGGTTATCCGCAGCCTGCTCGGGCGTTTAAAAGATGCCATCGACAGCGGAGAAAGCGAGCTCGAACAGGCATTGTTAAGGGCGCTGGCTTCCAACTGTGAACATGTCGATGTCACCGCCTTTGCCGATGATTATGTGCTTAACCCGGACATCAGCAGCGAACAGCTGATCACCCTTTCGGGCCGGTGCTGGTCCCTGCTGCGAACACCTGAGCGCCTGAGCCATTACCTGGAGCTGCTGATTGCGAAAGAAGATAACGAACTCTTTACCGCAATATTTAAAGATCTGGTTGCAATTCCCTTAATACGCCCAATATTATTTCAATGTATGCGGGCCCCGGATCGCAGTCCGGCGTTAGCAAAGGCCATAGGCCAGTTATTTCATTAG
- a CDS encoding DUF2789 domain-containing protein, with protein sequence MDRSNHTLACLFSQLGLDNKDTYINDFINKNKGIPADIHLANAGIWNQSQAEFLTQAIAEDSDWAEVVDSLDNLLR encoded by the coding sequence ATGGATCGTTCTAATCATACCTTAGCTTGTTTGTTCTCTCAGCTGGGTTTGGATAACAAAGATACATACATTAACGATTTTATAAATAAAAATAAGGGGATACCTGCTGATATACATTTAGCGAATGCCGGGATCTGGAATCAGTCCCAGGCGGAATTTTTAACCCAGGCGATAGCAGAAGACTCGGACTGGGCAGAAGTTGTCGACAGCCTGGATAACCTGTTGCGTTGA
- a CDS encoding DUF3192 domain-containing protein, giving the protein MKKTSLSLLLAAPLLLGLSGCVVSVGGDRDEGYHISSDYAEREYDNRQAIARLALGSGFTHALNSLGVADFNETYMDNEKKIQVLYYRTHRTKEDGMTTKDECTYLYFVDGLLKETGNGGEFSRNLGH; this is encoded by the coding sequence ATGAAAAAAACAAGCCTGTCACTATTACTTGCTGCGCCTTTATTGCTGGGATTATCCGGCTGTGTTGTTTCCGTTGGCGGGGACAGGGATGAAGGTTATCACATCAGCAGTGATTACGCCGAACGGGAATATGACAACCGTCAGGCTATTGCCCGCCTGGCCTTAGGTTCGGGTTTTACCCATGCCCTCAACTCCCTGGGAGTGGCGGATTTTAATGAAACCTATATGGATAACGAGAAAAAAATCCAGGTGCTTTATTACCGGACCCACCGCACTAAAGAAGACGGTATGACCACTAAAGATGAGTGCACCTATTTATATTTTGTTGATGGTTTGCTTAAAGAAACGGGAAATGGCGGCGAATTTTCCCGTAATTTGGGACATTAG
- a CDS encoding DUF3301 domain-containing protein, with protein MENIYYLLLAFLVGWYFIYLRKVSESARKHAARYCEQTSLQFIAIARKFSRPKFDKQHGLYFFSVFEFEFSGDGESSNTGELTLRGLKLNQVDLPAYRI; from the coding sequence ATGGAGAATATTTACTACTTATTACTGGCCTTTCTGGTGGGCTGGTATTTTATCTACCTCAGAAAAGTATCAGAGTCCGCCAGGAAACATGCCGCCAGGTATTGCGAGCAAACCAGTTTACAATTTATCGCCATCGCCCGAAAATTCAGCCGGCCCAAATTTGATAAACAACACGGCTTATATTTTTTCAGTGTCTTTGAGTTCGAGTTCAGCGGTGACGGAGAGTCAAGCAATACCGGTGAATTAACTTTGAGGGGGCTGAAGTTAAATCAGGTAGACTTGCCGGCCTACAGAATTTAA
- the dapD gene encoding 2,3,4,5-tetrahydropyridine-2,6-dicarboxylate N-succinyltransferase, translating into MNATQTIIEEAFENRANITPKTVSDDVRQAVLETLALLNSGEARVAEKIAGEWVVHQWLKKAVLLSFRIWDNQVIDGGESKYFDKVPLKYENYRQSDFEADGVRIVPPATVRTGSYVGKDVVVMPSYVNIGAYVDEGTMVDTWATVGSCAQIGKNVHLSGGVGIGGVLEPLQAGPTIIEDNCFIGARSEIVEGVVVEEGAVISMGVYIGQSTRIYDRETGETHYGRVPAGSVVVPGNLPSKCGSYSLYAAIIVKKVDAKTRAKVGVNALLRSISDD; encoded by the coding sequence ATGAACGCCACACAAACCATCATAGAAGAGGCCTTTGAGAACCGGGCGAACATTACCCCGAAAACCGTCAGCGATGATGTCAGACAGGCGGTGCTCGAAACCCTGGCACTATTAAACAGCGGCGAAGCCCGCGTGGCCGAAAAAATCGCCGGGGAATGGGTAGTGCACCAGTGGCTGAAAAAGGCGGTATTGCTGTCTTTTCGCATCTGGGACAACCAGGTTATCGACGGCGGCGAAAGCAAATACTTCGATAAGGTGCCGCTGAAATATGAAAACTACCGGCAAAGCGATTTTGAGGCCGACGGCGTCAGAATCGTGCCCCCCGCCACTGTGCGCACCGGCAGCTATGTCGGCAAGGATGTCGTGGTCATGCCCAGCTATGTCAATATCGGCGCTTATGTCGACGAGGGCACTATGGTGGATACCTGGGCCACGGTCGGCTCCTGCGCCCAGATAGGAAAAAATGTCCACTTATCCGGCGGTGTCGGCATAGGCGGGGTACTGGAGCCGCTGCAGGCCGGCCCCACCATCATAGAAGACAACTGCTTTATCGGCGCCCGCTCTGAAATCGTTGAAGGGGTAGTGGTCGAAGAAGGCGCGGTGATCTCTATGGGGGTCTATATCGGCCAGAGCACCCGGATTTACGACCGGGAAACCGGCGAAACCCATTACGGCCGGGTACCGGCGGGCTCGGTTGTGGTACCGGGTAACCTGCCGTCAAAATGCGGCAGCTACAGTTTATATGCCGCCATTATCGTTAAAAAAGTCGATGCCAAAACCCGGGCCAAGGTTGGCGTGAATGCCCTGCTGCGCTCCATCAGCGACGACTAA
- the katG gene encoding catalase/peroxidase HPI — MLKQMLSLIPPLAISLSVLAPPTPALAQGAAKSNQEWWPEQLNLKLLRQNDAASSPMDKTFNYARAFESLDLNAVKQDLKKLMTTSQDWWPADYGHYGPLFIRMAWHSAGTYRTSDGRGGADGGMQRFAPLNSWPDNANLDKAQRLLWPLKQKYGQKISWADLMILSGTVAMESMGFKTAGFAGGRTDGWQSEEVNWGPEDEWLADKRHHGKRELKQPLAAAQMGLIYVNPVGPNGVPDPLAAARDIREIFARMAMNDEETVALIAGGHTFGKAHGIADPARYLEAEPEGAGIEEQGLGWRNRYGEGNAGDTITSGLEGAWTSNPTAWTHIYFKHLFTYNWVQTKSPAGAIQWVPEEKSAAALVPDAHDPKKRHAPVMFTTDLALKADPDYRKISRRFLDNPQAFEQAFARAWFKLTHRDLGPRSRYLGSLVPDENYLWQDPVPANTYQPIDKADIKTLKARILASGLPATELIKTAWASASTFRGTDMRGGANGARIRLAPQKNWPVNQPAALANTLKQLEKIQHDFNGAQSGKKRVSLADLIILGGSSAIEQAAAKAGHQVEVPFSPGRTDASQAQTDVESFAVLEPAADGFRNYLGKNKQPPAQLLVEKAAQLTLTVPEMTVLVGGMRVLDANAGQSKHGVFTERPGSLSNDFFVNLLDMSTLWTKSPGSEHLYQGHDRTSGALKWTATSVDLIFGSNSELRAVAEVYAFDGSQEKFIRDFITAWTKVMNLDRYDLL, encoded by the coding sequence ATGCTCAAGCAAATGTTATCCTTAATTCCCCCCTTAGCCATCTCCCTGTCAGTATTAGCACCGCCAACCCCGGCGCTTGCTCAGGGAGCCGCCAAGAGCAACCAGGAGTGGTGGCCCGAACAATTAAACCTTAAACTGCTGCGCCAAAATGATGCGGCGTCCAGCCCTATGGACAAAACCTTTAATTATGCCAGGGCGTTTGAAAGCCTGGACCTTAATGCCGTCAAGCAAGATCTTAAAAAGCTGATGACGACCTCTCAGGACTGGTGGCCCGCAGATTACGGCCACTACGGGCCGCTCTTTATCCGCATGGCATGGCACAGCGCGGGAACCTACCGCACCAGTGATGGCCGCGGCGGCGCCGACGGTGGAATGCAGCGTTTTGCACCGCTGAACAGCTGGCCCGACAATGCCAACCTGGATAAGGCCCAGCGTTTGTTGTGGCCGCTCAAGCAAAAATACGGACAAAAGATTTCCTGGGCGGACCTTATGATCCTTTCGGGTACAGTGGCCATGGAGTCTATGGGGTTTAAAACCGCAGGTTTTGCCGGCGGGCGCACAGACGGCTGGCAAAGTGAAGAGGTAAACTGGGGACCCGAAGACGAATGGCTGGCGGATAAACGTCATCACGGCAAGAGGGAACTGAAACAGCCGCTTGCCGCCGCCCAGATGGGCCTGATTTATGTCAACCCGGTCGGCCCCAACGGCGTCCCGGACCCGCTCGCCGCCGCCCGGGATATACGGGAAATATTCGCCCGCATGGCCATGAATGATGAAGAGACCGTTGCCCTTATCGCCGGCGGACACACCTTCGGCAAAGCCCACGGCATAGCCGATCCGGCGCGTTACCTGGAGGCAGAGCCCGAAGGAGCCGGCATAGAGGAGCAAGGACTGGGCTGGAGAAACCGCTACGGTGAAGGCAATGCCGGCGATACCATCACCAGTGGCTTGGAAGGCGCATGGACAAGCAACCCCACCGCCTGGACCCATATTTACTTTAAACACCTGTTTACCTATAACTGGGTGCAGACGAAAAGCCCGGCGGGCGCCATTCAATGGGTGCCCGAAGAAAAGTCCGCAGCAGCCCTGGTGCCGGATGCCCATGATCCAAAAAAACGCCACGCACCCGTGATGTTTACCACAGATCTAGCCCTGAAAGCAGATCCCGACTACCGAAAAATTTCCAGGCGCTTTCTCGACAATCCCCAGGCCTTTGAGCAGGCTTTTGCCAGGGCCTGGTTCAAACTTACCCACCGGGATCTGGGCCCGCGCTCCCGCTACCTGGGCTCCCTGGTGCCGGATGAAAACTACCTCTGGCAAGATCCAGTACCGGCAAACACTTACCAGCCGATAGACAAGGCGGACATAAAGACCCTCAAAGCCCGCATTCTCGCATCCGGCCTGCCCGCTACGGAACTTATCAAAACCGCCTGGGCATCCGCCTCCACCTTCCGCGGTACTGATATGCGCGGCGGTGCGAATGGTGCGCGTATTCGCCTTGCCCCGCAAAAGAACTGGCCGGTTAACCAGCCGGCGGCACTGGCAAATACCCTGAAACAGCTGGAAAAGATTCAGCATGATTTTAACGGCGCACAATCGGGGAAAAAACGGGTGTCCCTTGCAGATCTGATCATACTCGGCGGCTCTTCCGCCATAGAACAGGCTGCAGCCAAAGCCGGCCATCAGGTGGAAGTCCCCTTTAGCCCGGGAAGAACCGATGCCAGCCAGGCGCAAACAGATGTCGAGTCTTTTGCGGTACTGGAGCCCGCTGCCGATGGTTTCCGTAACTATCTGGGAAAAAATAAACAGCCACCGGCGCAGCTGCTGGTGGAAAAAGCGGCACAACTAACCTTAACCGTACCGGAAATGACGGTATTGGTTGGCGGCATGCGGGTTTTAGATGCTAACGCCGGGCAAAGCAAACACGGTGTCTTTACCGAGCGTCCGGGCAGTTTAAGCAACGACTTTTTTGTTAACCTGCTCGATATGTCAACCTTATGGACGAAATCGCCGGGATCTGAGCACCTTTATCAGGGGCACGACCGCACAAGCGGGGCCTTAAAGTGGACGGCCACCTCGGTAGATCTTATTTTCGGCTCCAACAGCGAGCTTCGTGCCGTTGCAGAAGTGTATGCCTTTGACGGCTCGCAGGAGAAATTTATCCGCGATTTTATCACGGCATGGACTAAGGTCATGAACCTCGACCGCTATGACTTGCTTTAG
- the truC gene encoding tRNA pseudouridine(65) synthase TruC, producing the protein MIAGYETGRQDMTEKPVLKILYQDDYLVAVDKPPGLFVHRSFMDKDEQFFALQLVRDQIGRYVYPLHRLDRPTSGVLLFALTQEVARQMGEAFTGKSIRKTYYALTRGHLPGEALIDYPLKEKLDKIGDKFASRDKPEQEAQTYYQNVTTASLPVPLGKYNSVRYSLVKLQPETGRRHQIRRHLAHLRHPIIGDINYGDNKQNPFFIKYFGFKRLMLMAKKLEFTHPVSGKAVVIAADFDRQWLSVFERLGWESF; encoded by the coding sequence ATGATAGCGGGGTATGAAACCGGCCGGCAGGATATGACCGAGAAGCCTGTGCTGAAGATTTTGTACCAGGACGACTACCTGGTGGCGGTAGATAAACCGCCGGGGTTATTTGTCCACCGCAGTTTTATGGATAAGGACGAGCAGTTTTTTGCCCTGCAGCTGGTGCGGGACCAAATCGGCCGTTATGTTTACCCGCTGCACCGCCTGGACCGGCCGACCTCGGGGGTGTTGCTTTTTGCCCTCACGCAAGAGGTGGCCCGGCAGATGGGGGAGGCTTTCACCGGTAAAAGCATCCGGAAAACCTATTATGCCCTGACCCGGGGACATTTGCCGGGGGAGGCGTTGATCGATTATCCCCTCAAGGAAAAGCTGGATAAAATCGGCGACAAGTTTGCCAGCCGCGACAAGCCGGAGCAGGAGGCGCAAACTTATTACCAAAACGTCACCACCGCCAGCTTACCCGTGCCTTTAGGCAAATATAACAGCGTACGTTATTCCCTGGTGAAATTGCAGCCGGAAACCGGCAGGCGCCACCAGATCCGCCGCCACCTGGCGCATTTGCGCCATCCTATTATCGGCGATATCAATTATGGCGATAACAAGCAAAACCCGTTTTTTATCAAATATTTCGGCTTTAAGCGTCTGATGCTGATGGCGAAAAAGCTGGAATTTACCCATCCGGTCAGCGGCAAGGCGGTGGTGATAGCAGCGGATTTTGACCGGCAGTGGCTGTCGGTGTTTGAACGCCTGGGGTGGGAAAGTTTTTAA